The Variovorax paradoxus genome window below encodes:
- a CDS encoding tripartite tricarboxylate transporter TctB family protein, with protein MRIKSQRDFCSGVLFSAFGVAFAWGATTYNVGTGARMGPGYFPLIVGILIALMGVLITLKALSVETDDGEPVGRIAWKPLVFIIGANLTFGVLLGGLPSIGLPSMGLIVAIYALTFIASLAGDNFGWKGVTVLATVLALGSYLAFVVALKLQFQVWPTFIAG; from the coding sequence GTGAGAATCAAGAGTCAGAGAGACTTCTGCTCGGGCGTGCTCTTCAGCGCCTTCGGCGTGGCCTTCGCATGGGGCGCCACGACCTACAACGTCGGTACCGGCGCCCGCATGGGCCCGGGCTACTTTCCCCTGATCGTGGGCATCCTCATCGCGCTCATGGGCGTGCTGATCACGCTCAAGGCGCTGTCGGTCGAGACCGACGATGGCGAGCCCGTGGGGCGCATCGCGTGGAAGCCGCTGGTGTTCATCATCGGCGCGAATCTCACCTTCGGCGTGCTGCTCGGCGGCTTGCCGAGCATCGGCCTGCCGTCGATGGGGCTGATCGTCGCGATCTATGCGCTGACCTTCATCGCCAGCCTCGCGGGCGACAACTTCGGCTGGAAGGGCGTGACGGTGCTCGCCACCGTGCTCGCGCTCGGCAGCTACCTGGCCTTCGTGGTCGCGCTCAAGCTGCAGTTCCAGGTCTGGCCGACCTTCATCGCCGGCTGA
- a CDS encoding RidA family protein produces MKRHTLIGGAALACLVLATSACGVAPRHLNSGKVLPTTLPFSEAVQVGRTLYLSGQIGNLPGSLKLPPGGIGPESKQVMENIKTTLEAHGHTMADVVKCTAMLADMSEWGAFNEVYKGYFAEGRYPARSAFGATALAFNARIEVECIAAK; encoded by the coding sequence ATGAAACGCCACACCCTCATCGGCGGCGCCGCGCTCGCCTGCCTCGTCCTCGCGACCAGCGCCTGCGGCGTCGCGCCGCGGCATCTCAACTCGGGCAAGGTGCTGCCCACCACCCTGCCCTTCTCCGAGGCCGTGCAGGTCGGCCGCACGCTCTACCTGTCGGGCCAGATCGGCAACCTGCCCGGCAGCCTCAAGCTGCCGCCGGGCGGCATCGGCCCCGAGTCGAAGCAGGTGATGGAGAACATCAAGACCACGCTCGAGGCGCATGGCCACACCATGGCCGACGTGGTGAAGTGCACCGCCATGCTGGCCGACATGAGCGAGTGGGGAGCCTTCAACGAGGTCTACAAGGGCTACTTCGCCGAAGGCCGGTATCCGGCGCGCAGTGCCTTCGGTGCGACCGCGCTGGCCTTCAATGCGCGGATCGAGGTGGAGTGCATCGCGGCGAAGTAG
- a CDS encoding TetR family transcriptional regulator, with the protein MARTKSENFDDIRATILDVAASLFAKNGFRNTNIIDIGAACNASKSRMYHYFPSKEAMLAEMLGEHVSALVAIASDLVSAPIDPRARLRNYFLAHLKYYYEQRDRHTVLIEDVYHLPDEVRAQVNANEQKLVGFLCALLREINAQKFKDRQAATTHAMLMYGMLNWTYTWYQPTGRLSLETLADQASDMCLHGIV; encoded by the coding sequence ATGGCCAGAACCAAATCCGAGAACTTCGACGACATCCGGGCCACGATCCTCGACGTGGCCGCGTCCCTCTTCGCCAAGAACGGCTTTCGCAACACCAACATCATCGACATCGGCGCGGCCTGCAACGCGTCGAAGTCGCGCATGTATCACTACTTCCCGTCGAAGGAAGCGATGCTCGCGGAGATGCTCGGCGAGCACGTGAGCGCGCTGGTGGCGATCGCCTCGGACCTGGTGTCGGCGCCCATCGATCCGCGCGCGCGGCTGCGCAACTACTTCCTCGCGCACCTCAAGTACTACTACGAGCAGCGCGACCGCCACACCGTGCTGATCGAGGACGTCTACCACCTGCCCGACGAGGTGCGCGCGCAGGTGAACGCCAACGAACAGAAGCTGGTCGGCTTCCTGTGCGCGCTGCTGCGCGAGATCAACGCGCAGAAGTTCAAGGACCGCCAGGCCGCAACCACGCACGCGATGCTGATGTACGGCATGCTGAACTGGACCTACACCTGGTACCAGCCCACCGGGCGCCTGAGCCTCGAGACGCTGGCCGACCAGGCGAGCGACATGTGCCTGCACGGCATCGTGTAG
- a CDS encoding aminotransferase class V-fold PLP-dependent enzyme, whose amino-acid sequence MPSSNHPAATAAPLPTDIPTPPATSRRHWLKSLGGASVAGVLGSQLVACGGGSGSSGGFLPFASAAPPPAPPSGTPTLPAKALFPGVADRVYLNGAADHPWNQYATDALSSYAQSKLSLASGSATATAKFAALINADADEIAYVPSTSMGEYLVTRALGLPESGGRVVTDALHFVGSFYMYEQYRLRGLDVLTVPMDANHRIALADLDKAISPGTKLVAISHVSLYNGFTHDLKAVCDLAHSRGALVYVDLIQSAGAIPVDVKAAGVDFAGCGTYKWLMGDFGFAFLYVRKSLLPKLQRPWYGYRQTRNFAAPILHVYPLDPPGSVPYESVQIDSVSGYFSGSFPASSIEAACAASIDWIQSVGVDRIQAWRKPMTDALQAGLRAKGFQVVTPPDSSSPIVTFAYANAAQLASRLAPDKIEITLRANHARISPSVYNDMNDIARFLAAIGTP is encoded by the coding sequence ATGCCGAGTTCGAACCATCCCGCCGCCACCGCGGCGCCCCTGCCGACGGACATACCCACGCCGCCGGCCACCTCCCGCCGCCATTGGCTCAAGTCCCTCGGCGGCGCCTCCGTCGCGGGCGTGCTCGGCAGCCAGCTCGTCGCCTGCGGCGGCGGCTCGGGTTCGTCGGGCGGTTTCCTGCCCTTCGCCTCGGCCGCGCCGCCGCCGGCCCCGCCCAGCGGCACGCCGACCTTGCCGGCCAAGGCGCTGTTCCCCGGCGTGGCCGACCGCGTGTACCTCAACGGCGCCGCCGACCACCCGTGGAACCAGTACGCCACCGACGCGCTGAGTTCCTACGCGCAATCCAAGCTCTCGCTCGCGAGCGGCAGTGCGACCGCCACCGCGAAGTTCGCGGCGCTGATCAATGCCGATGCCGACGAGATCGCCTACGTGCCCAGCACCTCGATGGGCGAGTACCTCGTGACGCGCGCGCTCGGCCTGCCCGAATCGGGCGGCCGCGTGGTCACCGACGCGCTGCACTTCGTCGGCTCGTTCTACATGTACGAGCAATACCGGCTGCGCGGCCTCGACGTGCTCACCGTGCCGATGGACGCCAACCACCGCATCGCGCTGGCCGACCTCGACAAGGCCATCTCGCCCGGCACCAAGCTGGTGGCGATCTCGCACGTGTCGCTCTACAACGGCTTCACGCACGACCTCAAGGCCGTGTGCGACCTCGCGCATTCGCGCGGCGCGCTGGTCTACGTCGACCTGATCCAGTCGGCCGGCGCGATACCGGTGGACGTGAAGGCGGCCGGCGTCGACTTCGCGGGCTGCGGCACCTACAAATGGTTGATGGGCGACTTCGGCTTCGCCTTCCTCTACGTGCGCAAGAGCCTGCTGCCCAAGCTGCAACGGCCTTGGTACGGCTACCGCCAGACGCGCAACTTCGCGGCGCCGATCCTGCACGTCTATCCGCTCGACCCGCCCGGCAGCGTGCCCTACGAGAGCGTGCAGATCGATTCGGTGTCGGGTTACTTCAGCGGCTCGTTCCCGGCCTCCTCGATCGAAGCGGCCTGCGCGGCATCCATCGACTGGATCCAGAGCGTGGGCGTCGACAGGATCCAGGCCTGGCGCAAGCCGATGACCGATGCGCTGCAGGCCGGCCTGCGCGCCAAGGGCTTCCAGGTGGTGACGCCGCCCGACAGCAGCTCGCCGATCGTGACCTTCGCCTATGCCAATGCCGCCCAGCTCGCGAGCCGGCTCGCGCCCGACAAGATCGAGATCACCCTGCGCGCCAACCATGCGCGCATCTCGCCGTCCGTCTACAACGACATGAACGACATCGCCAGATTCCTCGCCGCGATCGGAACGCCATGA
- a CDS encoding branched-chain amino acid ABC transporter substrate-binding protein, translating into MNPSPRHVLASLVVAIATTAQAQDAPVRIGIAAPLTGGIAHLGKDMENGARLAIEDLNAQGLAIGGRRLRFEAVVEDDRADPASATTVAQKLADLQVNGIVGHLNSGTTIPAARVYNDAGIPQVAPAATNPQYTRAGYKFAARLMATDVQQADGIAGYVARTLKAKTAAVIDDRTAYGQGLADQVVADLGKAQVKVLKREFGTDRATDFSAILTTLRGLKPDVIVYAGADAQAALVNRQMKQLGLSATFIAGDGVCTGEWSKLAAGANEGAYCSQAGAPREAMAAFAAFNQRYKARFGTDVIVFAPYAYDAVMVLVEAMKKAGSTDPSVYGPKLAGVTLTGLIGPIAFDARGDNLRGTVTIYQVRGGKLVVAP; encoded by the coding sequence ATGAATCCCTCGCCACGCCACGTCCTCGCCTCGCTCGTCGTCGCCATCGCCACCACCGCGCAGGCGCAGGATGCGCCCGTGCGCATCGGCATCGCCGCGCCGCTGACGGGCGGCATCGCCCATCTCGGCAAGGACATGGAGAACGGCGCGCGGCTCGCCATCGAGGACCTCAATGCGCAGGGCCTCGCGATCGGTGGCCGCCGGCTGCGCTTCGAGGCGGTGGTCGAGGACGACCGGGCCGATCCCGCCAGCGCCACCACCGTGGCGCAGAAGCTCGCCGACCTGCAGGTCAACGGCATCGTCGGCCACCTCAACTCGGGCACCACCATTCCCGCGGCGCGCGTCTACAACGACGCCGGCATCCCGCAGGTTGCACCGGCCGCGACCAACCCGCAGTACACGCGCGCCGGCTACAAATTCGCCGCGCGCCTCATGGCCACCGACGTGCAGCAGGCCGATGGCATCGCGGGCTACGTCGCGCGCACGCTGAAGGCGAAGACCGCCGCCGTGATCGACGACCGCACCGCCTACGGCCAGGGCCTCGCCGACCAAGTCGTGGCCGACCTCGGCAAGGCGCAGGTGAAGGTGCTCAAGCGCGAGTTTGGCACCGACCGCGCGACCGACTTCTCGGCCATCCTCACCACCCTGCGCGGCCTCAAGCCCGACGTGATCGTCTACGCGGGCGCCGACGCGCAGGCCGCGCTGGTCAACCGGCAGATGAAGCAGCTCGGCCTGAGCGCGACCTTCATCGCGGGCGACGGCGTGTGCACCGGCGAATGGAGCAAGCTCGCGGCCGGCGCCAACGAGGGCGCCTACTGCTCGCAGGCCGGCGCGCCGCGCGAGGCCATGGCCGCCTTCGCGGCCTTCAACCAGCGCTACAAGGCGCGCTTCGGCACCGACGTGATCGTGTTCGCGCCCTATGCCTACGACGCGGTGATGGTGCTGGTGGAGGCGATGAAGAAGGCCGGCTCCACCGATCCCTCCGTGTACGGACCGAAGCTCGCGGGCGTGACGCTCACCGGGCTGATCGGGCCGATCGCGTTCGATGCGCGCGGGGACAACCTGCGGGGGACGGTGACGATCTATCAGGTGCGTGGGGGGAAGCTGGTGGTGGCGCCGTAG
- a CDS encoding PAS domain-containing protein: protein MPATRKTAETSSSLSTAQQPPPKPPAPRARQRAAKPSKAATVSPAIAEERRRIVEVLKPVVEMMGRMLGPNTELVLHDLTQPDASVVAIANGHVSGRKVGSTILSGPKDDRAFGAAWSAATDLSGSGHSVVNVYPTLTGTGTPLKSATVIYRDADGTPFAALCMNADLTVFKLAHAWLEHAIQGAPAPAAAPESREESPDMDLLMGEIIRSAIRTFGKPVQLMNKEEKVHAVEEMLRRGLFIVKGSVGRAAAALDMSRFSIYNYLDEIRKREGFTK, encoded by the coding sequence ATGCCAGCCACCCGCAAGACTGCCGAGACCTCCAGCTCCCTTTCGACCGCGCAGCAGCCGCCGCCGAAGCCGCCGGCGCCGCGCGCACGCCAGCGCGCGGCCAAGCCCTCGAAGGCCGCGACGGTGTCGCCGGCCATCGCCGAGGAGCGCCGGCGCATCGTCGAGGTGCTCAAGCCCGTGGTGGAGATGATGGGGCGCATGCTCGGGCCGAACACCGAACTGGTGCTGCACGACCTGACGCAGCCCGATGCCTCGGTGGTCGCGATCGCCAACGGCCATGTGTCGGGCCGCAAGGTCGGCAGCACCATCCTCAGCGGCCCGAAGGACGACCGCGCCTTCGGCGCCGCCTGGTCGGCCGCCACCGACCTTTCGGGCAGCGGCCACTCGGTCGTCAACGTCTATCCCACGCTGACCGGCACCGGCACGCCGCTGAAGTCGGCCACCGTGATCTACCGCGATGCCGACGGCACGCCCTTCGCGGCGCTTTGCATGAATGCCGACCTCACGGTGTTCAAGCTCGCGCATGCCTGGCTCGAGCATGCGATCCAGGGCGCGCCCGCGCCCGCGGCGGCGCCCGAGTCGCGCGAGGAATCGCCCGACATGGACCTGTTGATGGGCGAGATCATCCGTTCGGCGATCCGCACCTTCGGCAAGCCGGTGCAGCTCATGAACAAGGAGGAAAAGGTGCACGCCGTCGAGGAGATGCTGCGGCGCGGCCTGTTCATCGTGAAGGGCAGCGTGGGCCGCGCGGCGGCGGCGCTCGACATGTCGCGCTTCTCGATCTACAACTATCTCGACGAGATCCGCAAGCGCGAGGGGTTCACGAAGTAG
- a CDS encoding tripartite tricarboxylate transporter permease has protein sequence MDLITNLSIGFGVAFTAQNLVYAFVGCLLGTLIGVLPGIGPVATIAMLLPATYALPPVSALIMLAGIYYGAQYGGSTTAILVNLPGESSSVVTVIDGYQMARKGRAGPALAAAGLGSFFAGCVGTLILAAFAPPLTELAFKFGPAEYFSLMILGLIGAVVLASGSLLKAITMILLGLALGLVGTDVNSGVARYSFDIPELTDGIGFIAIAMGVFGYGEIIANLAVPEHEREVFTAKVKGLWPTKEDFRRMTPAVLRGTALGSALGILPGGGALLSAFAAYTIEKKIKLKNGEVPFGKGNIRGVAGPESANNAGAQTSFIPLLTLGIPPNAVMALMVGAMTIHNIQPGPQVMTSNPELFWGLIASMWIGNLMLIVLNLPMIGIWIKLLTIPYKWLFPSIVLFCAVGVYSENNNTFDVWMVAIFGIVGYLFLKLRCEPAPLLLGFILGPMMEENLRRALLLSRGDWSVFVTRPLSAGLLAAALLLLVVVLLPSVKAKREEAFVED, from the coding sequence ATGGACCTGATCACCAATCTCTCGATCGGCTTCGGCGTCGCCTTCACGGCGCAGAACCTGGTCTACGCCTTCGTCGGCTGCCTGCTGGGCACCCTGATCGGCGTGCTGCCGGGCATCGGCCCGGTCGCGACCATCGCGATGCTGCTGCCCGCGACCTACGCACTGCCCCCGGTGTCGGCGCTCATCATGCTGGCCGGCATCTACTACGGCGCGCAGTACGGTGGATCGACCACCGCCATCCTGGTCAACCTGCCAGGCGAGTCATCCTCGGTGGTGACGGTGATCGACGGCTACCAGATGGCGCGCAAGGGGCGGGCCGGGCCGGCCCTTGCCGCGGCGGGCCTGGGCTCGTTCTTCGCGGGCTGCGTGGGCACGCTGATCCTGGCCGCCTTCGCGCCGCCGCTGACCGAGCTGGCCTTCAAGTTCGGCCCGGCCGAATACTTCTCGCTGATGATCCTGGGCCTGATCGGCGCCGTGGTGCTGGCCTCGGGCTCGCTGCTCAAGGCCATCACCATGATCCTGCTCGGCCTCGCGCTGGGGCTGGTGGGCACCGACGTGAACTCGGGCGTGGCGCGCTACAGCTTCGACATTCCCGAGCTCACCGACGGCATCGGCTTCATCGCCATCGCGATGGGCGTGTTCGGCTACGGCGAGATCATCGCCAACCTCGCGGTGCCCGAGCACGAGCGCGAGGTCTTCACCGCCAAGGTCAAGGGCCTGTGGCCCACCAAGGAAGACTTCCGCCGCATGACGCCCGCGGTGCTGCGCGGCACGGCCCTCGGTTCGGCCCTGGGCATCCTGCCCGGCGGCGGCGCGCTGCTGTCGGCCTTCGCGGCCTACACCATCGAGAAGAAGATCAAGCTCAAGAACGGCGAAGTGCCGTTCGGCAAGGGCAACATCCGCGGCGTGGCGGGCCCCGAGTCGGCCAACAACGCCGGCGCGCAGACCTCCTTCATTCCACTCTTGACGCTGGGCATCCCGCCCAACGCCGTGATGGCGCTGATGGTGGGCGCGATGACGATCCACAACATCCAGCCGGGCCCGCAGGTGATGACCAGCAACCCCGAGCTGTTCTGGGGCCTGATCGCCTCGATGTGGATCGGCAACCTGATGCTGATCGTGCTGAACCTGCCGATGATCGGCATCTGGATCAAGCTGCTGACCATTCCCTACAAGTGGCTGTTCCCCTCGATCGTGCTGTTCTGCGCGGTGGGCGTGTACTCGGAGAACAACAACACCTTCGACGTTTGGATGGTCGCGATCTTCGGCATCGTGGGCTACCTGTTCCTCAAGCTCCGGTGCGAGCCCGCGCCGCTCCTACTGGGCTTCATCCTCGGGCCGATGATGGAAGAGAACCTGCGCCGCGCGCTGCTGCTGTCGCGCGGCGACTGGAGCGTGTTCGTCACGCGGCCGCTGTCGGCCGGGCTGCTCGCGGCGGCGCTGCTGCTGCTGGTGGTGGTGCTGCTGCCTTCGGTGAAGGCGAAGCGTGAAGAGGCGTTCGTCGAGGATTGA
- a CDS encoding type II toxin-antitoxin system Phd/YefM family antitoxin produces MQVVTATDVKSQLGELFDAVEKDEGASVLIERNRRPAAMLLNAHVAEKAILGAYAHGVLPRAIAMQQLGLDWYGDLLQRMNLHGIEHPSASAEDARVMKKAADDALRSLDATGAPTARSRKAKG; encoded by the coding sequence ATGCAAGTCGTGACCGCCACCGACGTCAAGAGCCAGCTTGGCGAGCTTTTCGATGCTGTCGAGAAGGACGAGGGCGCCAGCGTCCTGATCGAGCGAAATCGCCGCCCCGCGGCGATGCTCCTGAACGCTCATGTGGCCGAGAAGGCCATCTTGGGGGCCTACGCCCACGGCGTGCTGCCGCGTGCCATCGCCATGCAGCAGCTCGGCCTGGACTGGTATGGCGATCTGCTGCAGCGAATGAATCTCCATGGCATCGAGCATCCATCGGCCTCGGCCGAGGACGCGCGTGTCATGAAGAAAGCGGCGGACGATGCGCTGCGATCGCTGGACGCAACCGGTGCGCCTACCGCTCGCTCGAGGAAGGCGAAAGGGTAA